A genome region from Cyprinus carpio isolate SPL01 chromosome B23, ASM1834038v1, whole genome shotgun sequence includes the following:
- the b4galt5 gene encoding beta-1,4-galactosyltransferase 5, with the protein MPTHMRFRRRSFLGLIFLFSLSTSALYFIYSAPGIVNEYLFMVQARGIQIRENVRSMGAQVLEQMVRSAYNVNGTDYTYEFNSSETDVLSTPYLPEGFTYKPDQVCPEKLPSMKGKMKVNMSEITLEEVERLLKKADPSVSLGGHWKPHDCLPRWKVAILVPFRNRHEHLPILFRHLIPALQRQRLQFGFYIIEQAGNEPFNRAMLFNVGFKEAMKDLNWDCVIFHDVDHILENDRNYYGCGEMPRHFAVKLNKYSYMLPYEEFFGGVSGLTVEQFRKTNGFPNGFWGWGGEDDDLWNRVQFAGYKVSRPHGDTGRYMSIPHHHRGEVQFLGRYKLLRRSKERQSLDGLNNLNYSPLVSRKSLYTNVSVTLSRDLAPVADY; encoded by the exons ATGCCGACACATATGAGATTTCGGAGAAGGTCATTTCTCGGGCTTATATTTCTCTTCTCGCTCTCCACTTCTGCACTGTACTTCATCTATTCAGCTCCTGGCATAG ttaATGAGTACCTGTTCATGGTTCAGGCTCGTGGGATCCAGATCCGTGAGAATGTGAGGAGTATGGGAGCTCAGGTTCTTGAGCAGATGGTGCGCAGTGCCTACAACGTCAACGGCACAG ACTATACCTACGAGTTTAACTCAAGTGAGACAGATGTCCTCAGCACTCCTTACCTCCCGGAGGGCTTCACGTACAAGCCTGATCAGGTCTGCCCGGAGAAACTGCCCTCCATGA AGGGCAAGATGAAGGTGAACATGAGTGAGATCACTCTAGAGGAGGTTGAGAGACTGCTCAAGAAGGCAGATCCAAGTGTGTCACTAGGGGGGCACTGGAAGCCACACGACTGTCTCCCACGCTGGAAG GTGGCCATCTTAGTTCCTTTCCGTAATCGCCATGAGCACCTTCCCATACTTTTCCGACATCTGATCCCAGCGCTTCAGAGGCAGAGACTGCAGTTCGGTTTCTACATCATTGAACAG gCAGGAAATGAACCATTTAATCGTGCCATGCTGTTTAATGTCGGGTTCAAAGAGGCCATGAAGGACTTGAACTGGGATTGTGTAATATTTCACGATGTTGACCACATTCTGGAAAATGACCGCAACTACTATGGTTGTGGTGAAATGCCGAGACACTTTGCGGTCAAACTCAACAAGTACTCTTACAT GCTTCCGTATGAGGAGTTCTTTGGTGGTGTGAGTGGACTCACCGTGGAGCAGTTCAGAAAGACAAATGGCTTTCCCAATGGATTCTGGGGCTGGGGAGGGGAAGACGACGACCTTTGGAACAG GGTTCAGTTTGCTGGCTACAAAGTGAGTCGACCTCATGGAGACACTGGTCGTTACATGTCTATACCACACCACCACCGCGGGGAAGTCCAGTTTCTGGGCAG ataCAAGTTGCTCCGTAGATCCAAGGAGAGACAGAGCCTGGACGGCCTGAATAACTTGAATTACTCCCCTCTAGTGTCCCGGAAGAGTCTGTACACTAATGTGTCAGTGACGCTCAGTCGAGACCTGGCCCCTGTGGCCGATTACTGA